From Denitrovibrio acetiphilus DSM 12809, the proteins below share one genomic window:
- the modA gene encoding molybdate ABC transporter substrate-binding protein codes for MNRKILTLTIVFIMLTASYAQTSEIVVASGAGFRKMVVDVSKTCEKDYGVKMNMSFGNLGQVIAQIKNTGLVEAVIGDERFLSKAGPEFAESHLIGKGKLVLIWRKGLDIKSVEDITTDKVGKLAIPNLQKAIYGRAGSEFLASKGMTEAVKDKLLVVATVPQVTSYIVTGEVDAGFSNLTDTLGSLDKIGGYILIEDGYKEINIITGIIKGFENTDAAAYYRRCITSAEVKEIAKKHGM; via the coding sequence ATGAACAGAAAAATTCTGACACTGACAATTGTTTTTATAATGCTTACAGCCTCATATGCGCAAACATCTGAGATTGTAGTTGCTTCCGGTGCAGGTTTCAGAAAAATGGTTGTAGATGTTTCTAAAACCTGTGAAAAAGACTACGGCGTTAAGATGAATATGTCGTTCGGAAACCTGGGACAGGTTATTGCCCAGATCAAAAACACAGGACTCGTTGAGGCTGTCATAGGTGATGAAAGATTTCTTTCAAAAGCAGGACCTGAATTTGCAGAATCACACCTCATAGGCAAAGGGAAGCTTGTGCTTATCTGGCGCAAAGGGCTGGATATCAAATCTGTCGAGGACATCACAACAGATAAAGTCGGCAAACTTGCCATACCTAATCTGCAAAAAGCGATATACGGCAGGGCAGGATCTGAATTCCTCGCCAGCAAAGGGATGACAGAAGCTGTCAAAGACAAGCTCCTCGTTGTGGCGACTGTGCCTCAGGTAACATCGTATATTGTGACAGGTGAAGTTGATGCGGGATTTTCAAACCTCACAGATACTCTCGGCTCACTGGACAAAATCGGCGGGTACATCCTCATTGAGGACGGTTATAAAGAAATTAATATTATAACAGGGATAATCAAAGGGTTCGAGAATACAGACGCAGCGGCATATTACAGAAGATGCATCACCTCTGCGGAAGTAAAAGAAATCGCTAAAAAACACGGGATGTAA
- a CDS encoding molybdate ABC transporter permease subunit gives MDSVLQLLTDKDLAFTIALTARTCAVAVILHAFAGLFLGYYLARKKSIITALVDFIVTLPLVFPPIGTGFIVLLLFGRNGFFGKTGLTPEIIFTEKGVVVAAFIAGLPLVVKPIQSAVEREVFKLAEAARTLGKNEFQTFFLVIVPAVKRSLGAGLILAAGRSMGEVGITLMVGGNIIGKTNTISLEIYNSVMDADFLRASFLCLILGSISLGVFFALRRMSAL, from the coding sequence ATGGATTCTGTTTTACAGCTTTTAACAGATAAAGATCTGGCGTTTACTATCGCGCTTACCGCCAGAACATGCGCAGTGGCTGTTATTCTGCATGCTTTTGCAGGTCTCTTCTTAGGCTATTACCTCGCCCGCAAAAAGAGCATTATAACAGCCCTTGTGGATTTCATAGTTACTCTCCCCCTCGTATTCCCTCCCATCGGAACAGGTTTTATCGTTCTGCTCCTCTTCGGCAGGAACGGCTTCTTCGGAAAAACCGGTCTGACGCCGGAAATCATTTTCACTGAAAAAGGTGTGGTCGTGGCAGCTTTTATCGCCGGGCTCCCCTTGGTGGTAAAGCCAATACAGTCCGCTGTGGAGAGGGAAGTTTTCAAGCTGGCGGAAGCTGCACGAACTCTGGGCAAAAATGAGTTTCAGACATTCTTTCTCGTTATAGTTCCTGCCGTCAAAAGAAGTCTGGGGGCTGGGCTGATTCTCGCTGCGGGACGTTCTATGGGCGAGGTAGGCATAACCCTTATGGTTGGCGGAAATATCATCGGCAAGACAAACACTATCTCACTGGAAATTTATAACTCTGTGATGGATGCGGACTTTCTGCGAGCCTCTTTCCTCTGCCTGATACTCGGAAGCATCTCTCTGGGAGTTTTCTTTGCCCTTCGGCGCATGTCTGCGCTATAA
- a CDS encoding response regulator transcription factor: MKILLVEDDIDLVGNIIDYLEIHNCHVDHSETGEKALEMLHKNDYDAMVLDINLPGIDGFEVCRRVRTEMYLKMPIVMLTARIMLVDKLEGFKSGTDDFLPKPFDLSELKMRLFALHRRVHQGMAIQFCVDDLYVDPENGTVIRDGDHIKLPPICFTILLKLMESYPGIVTKEELEAAIWANHPPMTDALKVHFFTLRQKVDKPYDKQLLYNIRGRGYTISTKGNII; encoded by the coding sequence ATGAAGATATTATTAGTCGAGGATGACATAGACCTCGTCGGAAACATTATAGATTACCTCGAGATTCACAACTGTCATGTTGATCATTCCGAAACAGGGGAAAAAGCTCTTGAGATGCTTCATAAAAATGACTACGACGCTATGGTTCTCGACATAAATCTGCCCGGTATTGATGGGTTTGAGGTATGCAGAAGGGTCAGAACAGAAATGTACCTGAAAATGCCGATAGTCATGCTTACAGCGAGAATTATGCTTGTTGATAAGCTGGAGGGGTTTAAATCCGGCACAGACGATTTCCTGCCGAAACCATTTGACCTTTCAGAACTTAAAATGAGACTTTTTGCTCTTCACAGAAGAGTACATCAGGGGATGGCAATTCAGTTCTGTGTTGATGACCTTTATGTAGATCCGGAAAACGGCACTGTCATAAGAGACGGTGACCACATAAAGCTACCCCCGATATGCTTCACAATACTTCTGAAGCTTATGGAAAGTTACCCGGGCATAGTCACAAAAGAAGAGCTTGAAGCAGCGATATGGGCAAATCACCCCCCCATGACAGATGCGCTGAAAGTTCATTTTTTTACACTGAGACAAAAGGTTGATAAACCGTACGATAAACAATTATTATATAATATAAGAGGCAGAGGATACACAATCTCCACAAAGGGCAATATAATTTGA
- a CDS encoding CNNM domain-containing protein encodes MGLLVFYILLALVLSFICSIMEAVLLSITPAYIAQKEKENRRQGRKLRRMKEDIESPLAAILSLNTIAHTLGAAGAGAQGAYVFGDKYVGIISAVLTLAILIFSEIIPKTIGALHWKSLAPYVAIMVRLILVSMYPLVVMSNVITMMLRKDHKSELIDKDEFEALMEKAVKEGIFSWQESSILRNMILFRKLPARQIMTPRTVVFALEEDLTVKEVLADNPDMTFSRIPVYSDDMDSILGFVLKSDLLLASHQGRSDVTLAELKREIKEIPETLNVFQVFEEMVAENHHIAIAIDEYGGVAGVVTLEDIIETLTGLEIIDEKDIVQDMQNLARQQWRKRADRMGLDVGDAD; translated from the coding sequence ATGGGACTTCTGGTCTTTTACATACTGCTTGCTCTGGTTCTGTCATTTATATGTTCTATTATGGAAGCTGTTCTGCTTAGTATCACACCTGCATATATCGCTCAGAAAGAAAAAGAAAACAGACGACAGGGGCGCAAGCTCCGCCGGATGAAAGAAGACATCGAAAGCCCTCTTGCGGCAATACTGAGCCTGAATACTATCGCACACACTCTGGGGGCTGCCGGGGCTGGGGCACAGGGGGCATATGTTTTCGGCGATAAATATGTCGGGATTATATCCGCTGTTCTCACACTGGCGATACTGATCTTCTCAGAGATAATCCCGAAAACAATAGGTGCTCTGCACTGGAAAAGCCTCGCTCCGTATGTTGCGATAATGGTTCGCCTGATTCTGGTGTCTATGTATCCTCTGGTAGTGATGTCAAACGTAATAACGATGATGCTCCGTAAAGATCATAAAAGTGAGCTTATAGACAAGGATGAATTTGAAGCTCTTATGGAAAAGGCTGTGAAAGAAGGTATCTTCAGCTGGCAGGAATCAAGCATCCTCCGGAATATGATACTTTTCCGCAAACTCCCTGCAAGGCAGATAATGACACCGAGGACTGTTGTGTTTGCCCTTGAGGAAGACCTCACGGTGAAAGAGGTACTCGCAGATAATCCGGATATGACATTTTCACGTATTCCTGTGTATAGTGACGACATGGACAGTATACTTGGCTTTGTGCTGAAAAGTGACCTTCTGCTGGCTTCACATCAGGGGCGTTCGGATGTCACGCTTGCAGAGCTTAAGCGTGAGATAAAAGAGATCCCCGAAACACTTAATGTCTTTCAGGTTTTCGAAGAGATGGTCGCAGAGAATCACCATATAGCCATTGCCATTGATGAGTACGGCGGTGTGGCAGGGGTTGTAACTCTGGAGGATATAATAGAGACTCTCACAGGTCTTGAGATTATAGATGAGAAGGATATAGTGCAGGATATGCAGAACCTTGCCCGTCAGCAGTGGAGAAAGCGTGCCGACCGTATGGGGCTCGATGTTGGTGATGCTGACTAA
- a CDS encoding VTT domain-containing protein: protein MYSSDPSPILKPGRNCWKLTKTNRLAPLIDGENYYRAVADAISNAKETVFITAWDIDSRIRLIRGEENITLTDVLTKACQNNPRLRIFILSWDFAMLYAMEREKLMGLKWNLATPESIRFVLDNECPFAASHHQKLVIVDDALAYVGGMDISNSRWDTREHKENNPLRRDPMDENYIPYHDVMFAVDGDAAMSLSELFRRRWYTATGEKLPIAQQQSDPMPGWIKPVITDTEIAISRTYPAYKTNSEIREIEKTYLEIIKRAEKYIYIENQYFTSHSIYLALKERLKSDNCPEILLVIPKKSPGWLEEATMVNIRSVYIRQLKIADKRNRISFMRPHNGAAGEGFMNIHSKLIIADDEILFVGSANLSNRSMGFDTEVNIAFESGANDDKRKAIHNFMTDLLGEHLGTSPEKTSEMLKETGSLFTTVDKLSKNGRRLMHIPNKNTFFFEKLFPDSRYLDPEKPALLDRTVDKFVTPARKDMDILNNLKYFRFFMFVLTLVLIALLWKFTPLKEYTDKETLTALIKTVQNSPGSHFIVIGGFAVLGMLMMPVTVLISTVAAFYEPVTAFLISMTGSVISASLMYILGSAAGGKTAERVLGPKSKHIRNVLRGKGTLTIAILRLIPVAPFTVVNAAAGAFKVGGRKFAMGTAIGMTPGIIAVTAVTNRFIKSIFEPTPLNISILIAAAVTFFAAGYYISKRLRANAPDDVK, encoded by the coding sequence ATGTACAGCTCTGATCCCTCCCCAATACTAAAGCCCGGCAGAAACTGCTGGAAACTGACTAAAACAAACAGATTAGCTCCTCTTATTGATGGAGAAAATTACTATCGGGCAGTGGCAGACGCTATATCAAATGCCAAAGAAACAGTTTTCATCACAGCGTGGGACATTGACAGCAGAATACGCCTTATACGGGGCGAAGAGAACATTACGCTCACCGATGTGCTGACTAAAGCATGCCAGAACAACCCCCGTCTGCGCATCTTTATCCTTTCGTGGGATTTTGCCATGCTTTACGCTATGGAGCGAGAGAAACTGATGGGGCTGAAGTGGAATCTGGCGACACCGGAAAGTATAAGATTTGTGCTGGACAACGAATGCCCCTTTGCTGCGTCCCATCACCAGAAACTAGTAATAGTGGACGACGCCCTTGCTTACGTTGGGGGTATGGACATCTCGAACAGCCGGTGGGACACGCGCGAACACAAAGAGAACAATCCACTCAGACGTGACCCTATGGATGAAAATTATATACCTTATCATGACGTAATGTTTGCTGTGGACGGAGACGCCGCAATGAGCTTGTCGGAGCTGTTCAGAAGACGGTGGTACACAGCCACAGGTGAAAAACTGCCTATAGCACAACAGCAAAGCGACCCCATGCCCGGCTGGATAAAGCCTGTTATAACAGATACTGAGATAGCCATATCAAGAACCTATCCAGCATATAAAACAAATAGTGAGATTCGCGAAATTGAAAAAACCTACCTTGAGATCATAAAAAGAGCTGAAAAATATATCTACATAGAAAACCAGTATTTTACTTCCCATAGCATATATTTGGCGCTAAAAGAGCGGCTGAAATCAGACAACTGCCCTGAAATACTTCTTGTAATACCCAAAAAGAGCCCCGGCTGGCTGGAAGAGGCAACCATGGTCAACATCCGCAGTGTCTATATCCGGCAGCTTAAAATAGCTGATAAGCGCAACCGCATCTCCTTCATGCGTCCCCATAACGGCGCAGCAGGCGAGGGTTTTATGAACATTCATTCAAAGCTGATAATCGCAGATGACGAAATCCTTTTTGTCGGTTCGGCAAACCTCAGCAACAGAAGCATGGGATTCGACACAGAAGTAAACATCGCATTCGAGTCAGGCGCCAATGACGATAAACGAAAAGCCATACATAACTTCATGACAGACCTGCTGGGGGAACACCTGGGCACATCTCCGGAGAAAACGTCTGAGATGCTGAAAGAAACCGGTTCGTTATTCACAACTGTTGATAAACTCAGCAAAAACGGGAGAAGACTGATGCACATCCCCAACAAAAATACTTTCTTTTTTGAAAAACTGTTTCCAGACAGCAGATATCTTGACCCGGAAAAACCCGCACTCCTCGACCGGACTGTTGATAAATTTGTTACACCAGCAAGGAAAGATATGGATATACTAAACAACCTCAAATACTTCCGCTTCTTCATGTTTGTTCTCACACTGGTTCTGATTGCCCTCTTGTGGAAGTTCACCCCTCTCAAGGAATACACAGATAAAGAAACGCTGACGGCTCTCATTAAAACAGTGCAGAACTCACCCGGTTCCCATTTTATTGTTATAGGTGGATTTGCCGTCCTCGGCATGCTGATGATGCCTGTAACTGTACTCATCAGCACAGTTGCTGCATTTTACGAACCTGTTACAGCATTTCTGATATCTATGACAGGGAGCGTGATAAGCGCATCTCTTATGTATATACTGGGCAGTGCGGCAGGCGGAAAAACAGCAGAAAGGGTTCTCGGTCCGAAAAGTAAACATATAAGAAATGTCCTTCGAGGCAAAGGGACTCTGACTATCGCAATACTCAGACTTATCCCCGTAGCTCCTTTCACAGTGGTAAACGCAGCAGCAGGAGCATTTAAAGTCGGCGGGCGTAAATTTGCTATGGGCACGGCAATAGGAATGACACCGGGCATTATAGCAGTAACTGCTGTGACTAACAGGTTCATAAAGTCTATCTTCGAGCCAACCCCGCTGAATATATCAATACTGATTGCGGCTGCGGTCACATTCTTCGCAGCAGGTTACTACATAAGTAAGCGTCTCAGAGCTAATGCTCCGGATGACGTGAAGTAG
- the modD gene encoding ModD protein: protein MLIHDFLIDRLISEDVPYGDLTTESMGISGIAGEMTFRARFDCILSGVDEAEKILRKLEAEVQVSAHNGASLKAGDHIMTARADAGTLHMGWKVAQNIMEHATGIATRTFTMVEKGRRINPYLVVACTRKSFPGAKTICLNAVQAGGGTPHRLGTSETFLLFGNHSSFFRNEDELFKALKNAAMSQPEKKLTVECETLEYAQKAAENGAGVIQFDKVKPDKLQQWIPLLRKKYPNITLEAAGGINIETVEEYAKTGIDVAVTSFVYTGKPMDIEVEIKPL, encoded by the coding sequence GTGCTAATACATGATTTTCTAATCGACCGCCTCATATCCGAAGATGTCCCCTATGGCGACCTCACAACAGAATCTATGGGAATATCGGGGATTGCCGGTGAAATGACATTCAGAGCGAGATTTGACTGCATACTCTCAGGTGTGGATGAAGCTGAAAAGATTCTCCGTAAACTCGAAGCAGAAGTGCAGGTAAGCGCACACAACGGTGCAAGCCTAAAGGCTGGCGACCACATAATGACTGCAAGAGCTGACGCAGGAACACTTCATATGGGCTGGAAAGTCGCCCAGAACATCATGGAGCATGCAACAGGCATAGCCACCAGAACTTTCACAATGGTTGAAAAAGGACGACGCATCAATCCATACCTTGTTGTGGCATGTACCAGAAAAAGCTTTCCGGGTGCAAAGACAATATGCCTTAACGCTGTCCAGGCTGGAGGCGGAACTCCACACAGGCTCGGCACATCAGAAACATTTCTGCTCTTTGGCAACCACTCATCATTTTTCAGAAATGAAGACGAGCTCTTTAAAGCTCTTAAAAATGCGGCTATGTCTCAGCCAGAGAAAAAGCTCACTGTCGAATGTGAAACTCTGGAATATGCTCAGAAAGCTGCTGAAAATGGCGCAGGCGTCATTCAGTTTGACAAGGTGAAACCGGACAAACTACAGCAGTGGATACCGCTCCTCAGAAAAAAATATCCAAACATAACTCTTGAGGCAGCCGGAGGCATCAACATTGAAACTGTGGAAGAGTATGCAAAAACCGGAATTGATGTTGCAGTTACATCGTTTGTCTATACAGGGAAACCTATGGACATCGAAGTTGAGATAAAACCTTTATAA
- a CDS encoding endonuclease/exonuclease/phosphatase family protein: MKFISYNVHGWVGTDGVRDFRRALGFINESAPDAAALQEVVTPVPADNLSEAHDFIQDHSGMYATFGQTMLKKDAPYGNVLLTREKPLHVDFQDISVSGYEPRGVIIAEVSSGYGSLTILTTHLGLNRKERVIQAGMIRGIISGTPEPTVLMCDCNEWYRSRASKILDSCLSQAHRQRTFPSKYPILALDMIRTKGLRIRTEVIKSRQLRVASDHLPLAAEVF, translated from the coding sequence GTGAAGTTCATATCATACAACGTCCACGGGTGGGTCGGAACTGACGGTGTCAGAGATTTCAGAAGAGCACTTGGATTCATCAACGAATCAGCACCCGATGCTGCCGCTTTACAAGAGGTTGTAACACCTGTTCCTGCGGATAATCTTTCAGAAGCACACGACTTTATTCAGGACCATTCGGGGATGTATGCGACATTCGGTCAGACCATGCTTAAAAAAGACGCCCCCTACGGCAATGTTCTGCTCACCCGCGAAAAACCTCTTCATGTGGATTTTCAGGATATCTCTGTAAGCGGATACGAACCGAGAGGCGTTATTATCGCTGAAGTCAGCTCCGGATACGGCAGTCTTACAATCCTAACAACACACCTGGGGCTAAACAGAAAGGAAAGAGTCATACAGGCAGGAATGATACGGGGCATTATCTCCGGCACACCGGAGCCAACAGTGCTTATGTGTGACTGCAACGAATGGTACAGGAGCAGAGCATCGAAAATACTCGACTCATGCTTAAGCCAAGCCCACAGACAGAGGACATTCCCGTCAAAGTATCCAATCCTTGCACTGGACATGATCAGGACAAAAGGACTCCGAATCAGAACAGAGGTTATCAAGAGCAGGCAGCTAAGGGTTGCGTCTGACCATCTCCCCCTTGCCGCTGAAGTTTTTTAG
- a CDS encoding sensor histidine kinase gives MNWNLKLRNKIILAFIGYSILLSSLTILGVILATQISETRSYRNRAKIEAEYYLSDYISSFNAPSSNSFNSTKPPSPFITTYFGNELLPKWVPEKVPALKEGTYFVDHYQQKYCLLIRRLPDGENFYLLYNISRQGKYSASLHSLQRSILLTLLPIMILALILGLVTAHKVIGPILKLDSFIRNRPENERLPEYFDKNIHADEIGFLAKTLTKSINNMHDSIERENSFARDASHELRTPVTTMKNSLELLDELNPEMDKNVEKIIGRISRATSNMEHLIKSFLWLSRRKNLDDFDSVEVPIKELVHEVISEQSYILEKRDVVITVFDEGSENITAEPQLTKILIANLVRNAFTYTNSGYVKIHINKSCFQIHDSGRGIKPEVLKMMNKDLKAFPADGFGLGISIVKRLCNSLGWSFYIFSEEGKGTVARICYNTADDCANCAGFSLQSNRVARVENV, from the coding sequence TTGAATTGGAACCTAAAGCTACGCAACAAGATTATTCTCGCATTTATTGGATATAGTATTTTACTAAGCAGCCTTACTATTCTCGGCGTTATACTCGCAACCCAGATAAGCGAGACAAGAAGCTACCGAAACAGAGCTAAAATTGAGGCTGAATATTATCTCAGTGACTACATATCGAGCTTTAATGCCCCATCATCCAATTCATTTAACTCTACAAAACCTCCATCACCTTTTATCACAACATACTTCGGTAATGAACTGCTCCCAAAATGGGTTCCGGAAAAGGTTCCGGCACTTAAAGAGGGGACATATTTTGTCGATCATTATCAGCAGAAATACTGCCTTCTGATAAGACGTCTGCCGGATGGAGAAAATTTCTATCTGCTTTATAACATTTCAAGACAGGGAAAATATTCAGCATCGCTTCACTCGCTCCAACGTTCAATTCTGCTGACACTGCTCCCCATCATGATCCTTGCCCTTATACTGGGGCTTGTGACTGCACATAAGGTTATTGGTCCAATACTTAAACTGGACTCATTTATCAGAAACAGACCTGAAAACGAAAGACTCCCTGAGTATTTTGACAAAAATATACATGCTGATGAAATCGGGTTTCTTGCAAAAACACTTACAAAATCCATTAACAATATGCACGACTCCATAGAGCGTGAAAACTCGTTTGCAAGAGATGCGTCCCACGAACTGCGCACTCCTGTCACTACAATGAAAAATTCCCTTGAACTCCTGGACGAATTAAACCCTGAAATGGACAAGAATGTTGAAAAAATAATAGGTCGGATATCCCGTGCTACATCTAATATGGAACACCTGATAAAATCCTTTCTCTGGCTTTCCAGAAGAAAAAATCTGGACGACTTTGACTCTGTGGAAGTACCCATTAAAGAACTGGTACACGAAGTTATTTCAGAACAGAGCTACATCCTTGAAAAGCGGGATGTCGTGATAACTGTTTTCGATGAAGGGAGCGAGAATATCACCGCTGAACCACAACTTACTAAGATTTTGATTGCAAACCTTGTAAGAAATGCCTTTACTTATACTAACAGCGGTTATGTCAAAATACATATAAACAAAAGTTGTTTTCAGATTCACGACTCCGGCAGAGGTATCAAACCGGAGGTATTGAAAATGATGAATAAAGACCTGAAGGCTTTTCCGGCCGACGGGTTTGGTTTGGGGATATCCATAGTAAAAAGGCTATGTAACAGTTTGGGGTGGAGCTTCTATATCTTTTCCGAAGAAGGCAAAGGGACAGTGGCTCGCATCTGTTACAATACAGCCGATGATTGCGCAAATTGTGCAGGGTTCAGCCTGCAAAGCAACAGGGTAGCAAGGGTGGAAAATGTTTAA
- a CDS encoding metallophosphoesterase, whose product MYQISRRNFLRTSIVLSAGMSLGVSGCGGDSDDNPASARFAVLSDPHIYDPSLGTTGTAFETYLSSDRKMLAESVEILEAVVNDLTKADLNFVLVPGDLTKDGEYICHEKFISIMSALQDKGVKVYVVPGNHDINNPHAVSFDGNSTSHVPSVTSEDFEKLYDDFGYGKAKYRDSNSLSYVAELTGNVWLFAIDSCKYDNNDTYPETSGAISDETFEWLSEKLAEAERKGKLCIGMLHHNVIPHFSAQTTFFSEYVVDDYDVMGKKLADAGLGIIFTGHFHAQDIIRAEYDTSTLYEVETGSTVTAPCPYRIIDLDIRNAALTIESHTVESIPSVDNFNTYKTNFTASGMLDLYTALLPSYGIDPSVAPAASEIHVMHYAGDEKYSDLSTTADAIIQSLLTSGDTDAVTLGYALTDWAADNAPNDNDTNITL is encoded by the coding sequence ATGTATCAGATATCAAGAAGGAATTTCCTGCGCACCAGCATAGTTCTCAGCGCCGGGATGTCTCTGGGGGTCTCGGGATGTGGTGGTGATTCGGATGATAATCCTGCATCCGCCCGTTTTGCAGTACTGTCTGATCCACACATCTACGATCCTTCTCTGGGGACAACAGGAACAGCTTTTGAAACATACCTCTCCAGTGACAGGAAAATGCTCGCCGAGAGTGTGGAAATACTCGAAGCTGTTGTAAATGACCTGACGAAAGCCGACCTCAACTTTGTACTTGTGCCGGGTGATCTCACAAAAGACGGAGAATATATCTGCCATGAAAAATTCATCTCTATAATGAGTGCTCTTCAGGACAAAGGGGTAAAGGTTTACGTTGTACCGGGCAACCATGACATAAACAACCCGCACGCCGTATCTTTTGACGGAAACTCAACATCACATGTGCCGTCTGTAACCTCCGAGGATTTTGAAAAACTTTATGATGATTTCGGTTATGGAAAAGCAAAATACAGAGACAGCAACTCATTAAGCTATGTTGCAGAACTGACAGGTAACGTATGGCTGTTCGCTATTGATTCCTGCAAATATGATAACAACGACACCTATCCGGAAACATCAGGCGCGATAAGTGATGAAACTTTTGAATGGCTCAGTGAAAAACTGGCTGAAGCAGAAAGAAAAGGGAAGCTGTGTATAGGTATGCTTCACCACAACGTTATCCCCCACTTTTCAGCCCAGACAACATTTTTCTCTGAATATGTTGTGGATGACTATGATGTTATGGGGAAAAAGCTTGCAGATGCTGGTCTGGGAATAATCTTTACAGGGCACTTCCACGCTCAGGATATCATCAGGGCAGAATATGACACAAGCACCCTCTATGAGGTTGAAACAGGCTCTACAGTTACAGCACCATGCCCTTACCGTATAATCGATCTGGACATAAGAAACGCTGCACTCACCATCGAAAGCCATACTGTTGAGTCTATCCCTTCTGTTGATAATTTTAATACTTACAAAACAAACTTTACCGCATCGGGGATGCTTGATCTTTACACCGCCCTGCTGCCATCATACGGAATCGACCCTTCTGTTGCTCCAGCAGCATCAGAGATACATGTCATGCATTACGCCGGAGACGAAAAATACTCTGACCTCAGTACAACAGCAGATGCAATAATCCAGTCCCTTCTAACCAGCGGGGACACTGATGCTGTGACACTTGGCTATGCTCTCACCGATTGGGCGGCAGATAATGCCCCCAACGACAACGACACCAATATCACACTCTGA
- the modC gene encoding molybdenum ABC transporter ATP-binding protein, whose product MLEVNVTKKLGTTLINVSFEAPEKGITVLYGHSGAGKTSVINMLSGLLKPDKGRICLNGNVLFDSAKKINTPVHKRKAGYIFQDKRLFPFMSVRKNLLFGRKRGISPKVRLEDITALLGISDLLDRKPDFLSGGEGQRIAIGRALLAEPDFLLMDEPMSSLDQDRKNELIPYIRKIPEKFGIPVVLVTHAYEEAAALADHVVLLDGGRVTGNGKSKMILPRINYAAPLSPAQ is encoded by the coding sequence ATGCTGGAAGTCAATGTAACCAAAAAGCTGGGAACAACACTGATAAATGTAAGCTTTGAAGCTCCGGAAAAGGGGATCACAGTCCTTTACGGGCACTCCGGCGCAGGTAAAACCAGCGTAATCAATATGCTTTCGGGTCTGCTGAAGCCGGACAAGGGGCGCATATGTCTCAACGGCAATGTACTCTTCGACTCTGCAAAAAAAATTAATACTCCGGTGCATAAGCGTAAAGCGGGATATATCTTTCAGGATAAACGACTCTTCCCTTTTATGTCTGTGCGTAAAAACCTGCTGTTCGGAAGGAAGCGCGGGATAAGCCCTAAAGTCAGGCTGGAGGACATTACCGCCCTTCTGGGGATCTCTGACCTGCTCGACAGAAAACCCGACTTCCTCTCCGGCGGCGAAGGGCAAAGGATAGCCATTGGGCGTGCCCTGCTTGCAGAACCTGATTTCCTGCTGATGGACGAACCTATGTCGTCCCTTGATCAAGACAGAAAGAATGAACTGATCCCATATATACGTAAAATACCGGAGAAGTTCGGAATACCGGTTGTCCTCGTTACCCACGCATACGAAGAAGCGGCGGCTCTTGCTGATCATGTTGTGCTTCTGGACGGCGGGCGTGTAACCGGAAATGGCAAAAGCAAAATGATACTACCGAGAATAAATTATGCTGCTCCGTTGAGTCCGGCGCAGTAA